One genomic region from Rosa rugosa chromosome 1, drRosRugo1.1, whole genome shotgun sequence encodes:
- the LOC133732275 gene encoding uncharacterized protein LOC133732275 has product MSLNLKEFDGVYGPAWHCIVGINFGSFVTHSCLMQQEKAENLILCNYVKDIYLVHLAPGSKFNFQKYIKRSLEDDFKVCADFEVPSDDGKKKKAITSIGILTAALLLLLLVAGTRAWTTFDSEDSNFAQSSGDGSSGGIEMDDDVEEKYHGHGAQEMETITNNITQSLMSACNNVDI; this is encoded by the exons ATGAGCTTGAATCTAAAG GAATTTGATGGGGTATATGGACCAGCATGGCACTGCATTGTAGGAATAAATTTTGGGTCTTTTGTGACACACTCA TGTTTAATGCAGCAGGAAAAAGCTGAAAACTTGATCCTTTGTAACTATGTAAAAGACATTTACTTG GTTCATTTAGCACCTGgaagcaaatttaattttcaaaaatataTCAAAAGATCATTAGAAGATGACTTTAAAGTCTGCGCAGACTTTGAAGTTCCTTCAGATGATGGCAAAAAGAAGAAAGCCATAACATCAATCGGAATATTAACAGCAGcacttctgcttctgcttttggttGCAG GTACTAGAGCTTGGACTACATTTGATAGCGAAGACAGTAATTTTGCTCAAAGTTCGGGTGATGGGTCAAGTGGTGGGATAGAgatggatgatgatgtagaagaaaaatatcatGGTCATGGTGCACAAGAAATGGAAACAATAACAAATAACATTACTCAAAGTTTGATGAGTGCGTGTAATAATGTGGACATTTGA